The DNA sequence GAGCACGGCCTGCAGATAAACAAGCCCACCGTTGCGTGCGTCGTGGGCCGCTGGAAGGCGAGGCTCACCAAGGCCTGCGGCCACGCCGGAAGCCTCGCGGGCTCGGGAGACGACGCGGCGGCCAAGGAGAAGTGGTTCATGGAGTACTTCGGCGTGGACGGCATCTACACGCCGGAGAACCCGGTCTTCACGGCCAGGGGCGCCGTCGTGACCAACATCGCCCACATACCCGAGGCCCTCACCAGGGTCATGGAGCTCAACGGCGTGGAGCCCGACTTCGAGCCCAAGGGCGACCTCTCGCTCAAGTGCTGGTTCGCCGGCGACGCGGGGCTGCCGATCCCGAAGGAGATAGCCGTCGAGCCCGTCGAGGCCGTGGCGCCATACAACGAGCAGATCGAGGCCGTCAACAGGCTCATCGGCGCCCAGTATCCGCGCCAGTCCATGAAGGACGCCTCCGGCGCCTCCATGATGGACCCCAAGACCCAGGTCTCCAAGATCCACGGCGTCTCCATACTGGACGCCTCCAAGCGCTCGCTCGAGGAGAACCTGGTGCTCTCGCTCCTGAAGGGCTATCCCGACGAGGGGGGCAGAAAGCTCGCCAACACGGCCTTCAACGCCTACGTGAACCACCACGGCGACGGCGCGGCCGCGGCGGCCGACGCCGCGCGCGAGGCCGGGAACTCGCCCAACACGGTCATCTCGTCGGCCGTCTCCATAATGGGCAAGGGCAAGGTGGCCGGGGCCCTCGCCGCTTCCGAGCTCCTGCTCGACCTCTTCCAGCACTCGGGGCTCAAGGACCCCTCCGCCGACTTCGACTTCTCGGGACGGCTCTCCTCGCTGACCGACGAGCACAAGCGCCTGCTCACGGCCTCCGGGCCGTGCCGCCGCGCCGAGGTGCTCTCCAAGGGCATCGAGGCCTCGGGCGTGAGATCGGTCTTCATCGACTTCGTGAAGGAGGCCTCGGCGGGCAATCCCGCCTCGCAGGCCCTGCTCGCCGCCATATGGGCCACCCTTGCCTGGAAGCCGCTCATGGCCAAGGCCATAAGCACGGCGACCTTCACGGCCCTGCCCTGGTACTCGCGTCTCTTCTCGACCATCGTCGGCTGCAGCGTGCCCGCCGACAGACACGGGGAAGGGACCTTCATGGGCGTGTCGGACGAGGAACTCGCCGCTTCCTGGACCTTCACGGAGACGGCCTTCTTCGCCCTCACGGGCAGGCGCCCCGCGGAGAACGAGATCTTCGAGTTCTCCACCCTCATGGGCCTCATCATCACCAACGGCCCCGGCACCATATCGGCCCAGGGCTGCAAGGGCGCCGTTAGCGCCGACGGCCCCGAGGACACGAGGCGGGTGCAGATAAACAAGGCCTTCACCGGCTTCCTCACCCACACGGGCTTCGCCCACGGAGGAAACGGCTACGAGGCCATCGCCTTCCTCATGGAGCGCTTCAAAGGCAGGGGGCTCAAGGACCCCTCCGACAGGTCCCACGGCGTGGACCTCAAGGCCGTGGCCGACGAGTACGCCCGGTGGTACAGCCAGTACAAGGCCGAGCAGAAGGCCGTGGGCAACATCAACTACATGAAGATCCCCTGCATCAACCATCCGGTCTTCAAGGGCAAGCCCGTCAACTACGACCCCCGCGAGCGCTTCGTGAGCGAGCTCTTCGAGGAAAAGGGCATATACAACGTCTTCCTCGACTTCTACCAGACGCTCGTGAAGTCGCTCTACGAGGCCAAGGTGACCAGGAACGTCTACTGCGTCAACGTCGACGCCGTCATCGCCGTCGTGCTCCTCAAGATGGTGTGGGAGGCCTACGAGGCCGGCGAGATCGCCGACGGGGACGTGGAGACGGCGGCCTTCACCACCTTCCTCTTCGGAAGGATGATAGGCTGCGCCGCCGAGATAGACGACCACATAAACAGGGGACGCAACATGGATACCAGAACGCCGGCCTCCCGGTGCAGCTACGTGGGCTGAGCAGGGCCGGCCTGTGCGGGCGCGAGGGGAAGACCAGGGGGTCTTCCCCTTTTTTTGCCTTCCACGCCGGGGCGCCGCCTCTATAACCCCTTGAATTTTCGACCACCCTGCTGTAAAATCTTTCATTTGACAAGGGTCCTGCCATGGTATAACTTATTGAGGTAAGGGCCCGGTGAGCCTGCCGGCCGAACCGCCAAGGAGGTGGAAAATTGAGCGCGCTTGATAGTATCAAGGAGCACAGGAATCTCTTTGTCCTCGCCGTCGCGGCGGCGCTGGCGGTGCTGGTCGCCGTCGTGGTCTTCACCGGCCCGGCTCCCCGGCAGCCCCAGCCCGGCGGCGGCACCCTTGCGGTATCAAAGCGCATAAAGATTGACATTCCGCCCGAACCGGCCCGGCCGGTGAAAGAGCCGGAGAAGAAGGTCGAGCCCGAAAAGACCGTCAAGGCCCCGGCCTACAGGCCGGCGCCGGCAAAGGAGCCCGCGGTCACGCCGAAGAGGAAGGTCGCCGGGAAGCTCGCCTCCAGGGCGCCGGCCGCGAAGAAGCCCGGGGCCGGCGCGACCCCGGCCGAGGGCAAGGGGCGCTACGCCGTCAACCTCGCCTCCTTCCTCTACAAGCCAGAGGCCATGGACGTGATGAGCAGCCTCAAGGCGGCGGGACACAACGCCTACGTCACCGAGTTCGTAAAGGACGGCCAGAGATGGTACAGGGTGCGCGTCGGCTTCTTCGCCTCCCGCGACGAGGCCGCCAAGGCCGGGAAGAGACTCTCCGAGGAGTTCAGACTGCCCGGCGCCTGGGTCGTCAAGCCGTCCGAGTCCGAAAGAAAGGCCCACGGGGGATGACCCCGCCTCTGTGCACGAGGACTTCCCCGACCCCTCAGGACCTTTGACGGCCGCGTTCCTCCACAGGGGCGGGAGTCGCGGGGACGCCGAAGCTCTCCGGCGGGGATCCCGACGGGACCGCGGGGCGAAGTCCCATTCGGGGCGAAGTCCCATTCGGGGCGAAGTCCCATTCGGGACGAAGTCCCATTCGGGGAAAAGCCCCTTTCATGGATATCTTACACCGGTGGTCGATATGGAAAGAACCGAGAGCAAGGGGGAGAGATACGTCTTCATCGAGACCTTCGGCTGTCAGATGAACGAGAGCGACTCGGAGCGCATGCTCGGCTATCTGGCGGCCGAGGGCTATCGCGCCGCCGACGGCCCGGAGCGGGCCGACCTGATCCTCATAAACACCTGTTCCATACGGGACAAGGCCGAGCAGAAGGTCTACAGCACGGCGGGCCGCTTCAGGAGGCTCAAGCGCAGCAGGCCGGGAGTCGTCATAGGGCTTGCAGGCTGTGTGGCCCAGCAGCTCGGCGAGAAGGCCCTGCGGCGCATGGACTACGTGGACCTCGTCTTCGGCCCCCACAACGTCCATCGCATAGGTGAGCTCGTGGACCGCGTGCGCGGCGGCGAGAGAGTGGCGGCCGTGGAGCTGAGCGAAGGGATCGAGGACGACGAGTTCCGCGCCTACTCGCTCGAGAGGTCGGCGGTGAGGGCCTTCGTGCCCATCATGCGGGGCTGCGACAACTTCTGCACCTACTGCATCGTCCCCTATGTGAGGGGCCGCGAGGCGAGCAGGCCATCGGCCCACATAATCGACGAGATACGAAGGCTCGCGGCCGGCGGTGTGCGCGAGGTCACCCTCATAGGCCAGAACGTAAACTCCTACGGCGAGCGTTCGGGCGGCGACACAACCTTTCCGCAACTGCTCAGGCTCGTAGCCTCGGTGGAGGGCGTGGAGCGCATACGCTTTGTCACGTCCCATCCCAAAGACATCTCCGAGGAGCTGATAGGGCTCTTCGGCGAGGAGCCGAGGCTCTGCCGCCACCTCCACCTGCCGGTCCAGTCGGGATCGGACCGGGTGCTGGAGCGGATGGGGAGGGGATACACGAGGGCCCGCTACATGGCCGCCGTGGAGCGCATAAGGGCCCTCTATCCCGACATGGCCCTCACCACGGACATCATAGTAGGCTTCCCCGGCGAGACCGACGAGGACTTCCGCGCCACCATGACGCTCGTCGAGGAGGTGGGATTCGACTCCATATTCTCCTTCAGGTATTCGCCCAGGCCCGGCACGGCGGCCGCGTCCTTTCCCGACGCCGTGGACGGCGGGGTGAGCTCCTCGCGCCTTGCGCAGCTACAGGAGCTTCAAAGAGAGATCGCGGCGGAGAAGAACCGGGCCATGGTGGGCCGTACCGTGGAAGTGCTCGTCGAGGGACCGAGCAAGGCGGACCCCTCGGAGTGGACGGGCAGGACCGGGTGCAACAGGGTGGTCAACTTTCCAGGGCCGGGGCTGCGCCGCGGCCTGTTGGTGGACGTAACGATTACCGACGCCTATGCGAACTCCTTGCGGGGGTTCTGCAATGAAAGGAGCGTGTCATGTTTGTGAGGATGAGGGTCTCCGGTCTCACGGTCGACCCGTTCACCAACGCACCCATAATCATACTCAAGGACCTGGAGAACAAGAAGGCGCTGCCCATATGGATAGGGATCCTCGAGGCCAGCGCCATAGCGACCGAGATCGAGAAGATCACCTTTTCGAGGCCCATGACCCATGACCTTATGCGCAACATCCTGGGGTGCGTGGACGCAACGGTCGACAAGGTGGAGGTCAACGACATAAAGGACAACGTCTACTACGCCACCATCCACATGACCGCCGCCGGGGTGACGCACAGGATAGACGCCCGCCCCAGCGACGCCATAGCGCTTGCGCTCAGGACCGAGTCGCCCATATACGTGGACACCAGGGTGCTCGACAAGTCGCGCAAGATCGATCTTTCGGGCGATGCCGGCGCCGGCGGCTCCGGCGGGGAGAAGAGCTCGAAGGAGTGGCTCGACATGCTCGACGCCCTCTCGCCCGAAGACTTCGGCAAGTACAAGATGTAGAAGGCGCCCTGGCCCGGCGCGGCCGGGCCGTTCATTGGGGCGGCTCCGGATCGCCTGCGCAGTCCCGCCGCCCTTTCTTCCCCCTGCGGGGAGGCGTTCCATCCCCCGGCCCCGTGCCGGTATGCCGGGCGGCGGGCGTTCGCCCGTCGGACGTCCGCCGGGACGCCTCTTCCATCGCGCAGTCCGCCGTCGTGTCCGGCCCGCAGCCCCGCCCGCACAAGGGCCGCCTTTGTCGGGAGAATCGATTACGTGGAGGAGAGAGCGAAGCAGTCACTCCGAGGCAGACTCCATGACGGCCTCTTCGTGGAGGAGTACGGCAGGATAGAGAGCTGCCGGGCCGAGCGGTTCGGCACGAGCTTCTCGGTGGCGCTGGTGCACTTCGACAGGGGGGAGGGCGGTCAGCCGGGAGAGCTCGCCTCTTTTCTCAAGGGCGTGCTGCCTCCCATCCTGTCGGTTACGAGGGACTGCGACGTGGCCGGCATGATAGACGAGGAGCGGCTGCTGATGGTGCTGCCCCACACCGACTACTTCGACTCGCTCAACGTGGTCAGGAAGCTGCGCAAGGCGGCCGCCGCCGCGGCGGGCGGGCTCTGCAGGCGCATACACATCTCGCACGCCACCTTCCCCAGGGACGCAAGGGGCTTCGGGGAGCTCGTCGGCGCCGCCGAAAAACGGCTCGCCCAGCGCTCCCGCTCGCTCTGGGAGCGCATGGGCCTGGAGGGAAAACTCTTCTGGGAGATACTGGCGCAGCTCAAGGGCGTGACGAATGAGGGGCTCGACTACGCCTGCTTCGACACCGGCGAGGGACTCGAGTTCCCCACCTCCCTTCTCCAGAGGCTCACCGAGATGGTCATCCAGGAGGTGATCCGCA is a window from the Deltaproteobacteria bacterium genome containing:
- a CDS encoding CoA-binding protein; the encoded protein is MHKKGIEKFPYYVGINSLAEVATREDRVCVLNILGGESRTVTPTSHAFSGGNVVFGTSPGRSGQVLETPIGDIPVYNSIKEGRKAGHNFNTAVIYLPPAGVKDGVAEAVRHNPDLKKVIIITEKVSVKDARTIRAICQANGVDVFGANCLGVADAWNGVRIGGALGGSKPEESLVKGSVAIYSNSGNFTTTIAVYLLTKGWGTTTSISSGKDVYIHFAPREFFNALDNDERSKAAVIYVEPGGYYEHGLQINKPTVACVVGRWKARLTKACGHAGSLAGSGDDAAAKEKWFMEYFGVDGIYTPENPVFTARGAVVTNIAHIPEALTRVMELNGVEPDFEPKGDLSLKCWFAGDAGLPIPKEIAVEPVEAVAPYNEQIEAVNRLIGAQYPRQSMKDASGASMMDPKTQVSKIHGVSILDASKRSLEENLVLSLLKGYPDEGGRKLANTAFNAYVNHHGDGAAAAADAAREAGNSPNTVISSAVSIMGKGKVAGALAASELLLDLFQHSGLKDPSADFDFSGRLSSLTDEHKRLLTASGPCRRAEVLSKGIEASGVRSVFIDFVKEASAGNPASQALLAAIWATLAWKPLMAKAISTATFTALPWYSRLFSTIVGCSVPADRHGEGTFMGVSDEELAASWTFTETAFFALTGRRPAENEIFEFSTLMGLIITNGPGTISAQGCKGAVSADGPEDTRRVQINKAFTGFLTHTGFAHGGNGYEAIAFLMERFKGRGLKDPSDRSHGVDLKAVADEYARWYSQYKAEQKAVGNINYMKIPCINHPVFKGKPVNYDPRERFVSELFEEKGIYNVFLDFYQTLVKSLYEAKVTRNVYCVNVDAVIAVVLLKMVWEAYEAGEIADGDVETAAFTTFLFGRMIGCAAEIDDHINRGRNMDTRTPASRCSYVG
- the miaB gene encoding tRNA (N6-isopentenyl adenosine(37)-C2)-methylthiotransferase MiaB, translating into MERTESKGERYVFIETFGCQMNESDSERMLGYLAAEGYRAADGPERADLILINTCSIRDKAEQKVYSTAGRFRRLKRSRPGVVIGLAGCVAQQLGEKALRRMDYVDLVFGPHNVHRIGELVDRVRGGERVAAVELSEGIEDDEFRAYSLERSAVRAFVPIMRGCDNFCTYCIVPYVRGREASRPSAHIIDEIRRLAAGGVREVTLIGQNVNSYGERSGGDTTFPQLLRLVASVEGVERIRFVTSHPKDISEELIGLFGEEPRLCRHLHLPVQSGSDRVLERMGRGYTRARYMAAVERIRALYPDMALTTDIIVGFPGETDEDFRATMTLVEEVGFDSIFSFRYSPRPGTAAASFPDAVDGGVSSSRLAQLQELQREIAAEKNRAMVGRTVEVLVEGPSKADPSEWTGRTGCNRVVNFPGPGLRRGLLVDVTITDAYANSLRGFCNERSVSCL
- a CDS encoding bifunctional nuclease family protein, which translates into the protein MFVRMRVSGLTVDPFTNAPIIILKDLENKKALPIWIGILEASAIATEIEKITFSRPMTHDLMRNILGCVDATVDKVEVNDIKDNVYYATIHMTAAGVTHRIDARPSDAIALALRTESPIYVDTRVLDKSRKIDLSGDAGAGGSGGEKSSKEWLDMLDALSPEDFGKYKM